Within the Vigna angularis cultivar LongXiaoDou No.4 chromosome 10, ASM1680809v1, whole genome shotgun sequence genome, the region CCACTGCCACGCACCGGCACAAAAGACCTCTTTCCACTACATCGCAGAGAACCCTTAAATTCCCCATATGTTACCAAACTTCACCATCAATCACTCTTTGCTCTTGCGCAATAACAAGAGTAACACTCAAGGTATTTTGAGGTTCGAACTCCACTCACTACCATTCTCTAACACAACTCCAACCTTGCCCACAACTACTATCCTTAGACCATCACTACTCACACATAACCACCCAACCCGAGGTATTCAAGGACATGAAGTATCTCACACATGTTAGAACGAGTATTAAAAATACCCAACCCCACGTAAAACTTCAAAGTATGTAGGAACAACAGGATAACAATTTAAACAGATCAAATCCACAACAAGACAACAACATAATCTATTCAGGCCAAAGTGACGAAACACACCACTTATTACCAACCAGCACATATAACTTCACGAACAAGttgattttcataaaataaaggACAACACAACTAACAAGGTACCCTATGACGGCAACGTCGCTTCCCACAACGTCAAAACCATTTATAACTCTCACAACACAGGGGGACAATCCTTAAATCATTACCAACCAGTTTCAAGTACAAACGTCACGAACCAGCTACAACAATTCTACTGTCCAAGCACACAACCTCATAGCAGTTTGAAATCAATTAATTACATGCTGCCAAACATAGTCATGAGAAAAACAATAGTTAGCTACAACATTTCTGCACCAGTCACTCACCCTTCCTTAACTCAATCTCAAACACCCAATTGCACTAAACCCACTCGGGCCGCCACTGCCACACAGAAAGATAGCTAAGCCACTGTCCTACTCCCAAACTTACCTCGAACCCACCCATTCCAGCACCTAAACCATGCATTGTCACGTTCTAAATTGAGATATATATGGACAACTCATATAAGGGTAGTTTTGCAGACTTAGTGAACTTCAACTATAATAAAGCTCAAAACACTTACACCCCAACCAAGGCCATCATCTCTACATGCTTAACCTCATAACAAGATaatgaaaatatcaaatatcCAAAGATTAAAAGCAGTACAGTCCAAATTACAATTTGTTTCCAAAATACAACATAAAGCAGAATCAATCCATTAATCAAACCAAAGCATCAATTCAAAATTCACAGGTTACCCAATATGACAGTGTTTCATTATCAAACACGCATTCaagaaattaatcaaattacaaACAAGCTAGTTCCCCATACCTGGTTTGAAACCTCGTCAACCATTAGGATAGTCACTCCCCACGTTTGCCCAAAACCCCAAGAAACACAAAGCCCTTCTCGTTCATTCTAAAAAAATTGCGCTTGGTTCTTAACACTTCCTCCTACTTCTCGAATCGACCCTCCATCACCGTTGTCTCCACTTTTGGATCGCACACGAAGACTCTGTGCTTCACCCTCTCTCGCGTCGCATCCTCTCCATCTCCCCCCTAATCCCCCAACGAAATAAAAAACGAAAAGAACCTTAATCCCCTTTTCCCCTAacggaaaataaataaataaaagaaagaatgatgtctattcacaaaaccaaaagaaaggaataaaacaaaaataaccgaTTTTGACTCCACCAGCCTCGAACCTAGTCTCGTACTTAGACCGTATACCTATTAAACCACTAAGACAtgtcatttcttttttattatattatcattactACTTTAGTTCCCATATCTAAATTAAGAcattaataaatcaaaacacacctaacttattttattaataaccaATATTCTCCCTATTAACTTATGCCAACTTTTGCctagaaatatattaaattccAAGATCTTACATCAATCATGCAGAATGAGTATTAATAGTAATACTTGGTGAATAGGAAGAAGACAAATTGTGAGTGTTAGAAAAAGGGTGggctttcatttttatttcttgcAACAGTAGTGAACGTGAGCATTCTATAGCATATTCTCTAGTCAGATTCAAGCAAGGGAGCACTTTCATCTCTCTGGAGGTATTGATTCTGTTCTCCTCtgatttaaaattctaatagtTTCCTTTTCACATATGTGTTTGTGTTTATAGTTCCGTAAATCTTTGAAATAATGGATGACCACTTGTTTCTTTCTCTGCCAATTCTCCATTATATTCTCTCTCTGCGTATTAGTTAAATCAGGTAAAgtaatctttttataattttcacttCCAAATTAGAAACATCATCTTTATTTCACATCCCATTATCAATTATGCATCATATATGTAGAACATGAACATTTTTAACTTTGGAAGCTTTTATTAAATCATGCAACTAACATCATCTGAATAATAAATGGATGAGTAAAATACAATATGCTTTCTCAAATTATGCTTACAGTCACCAATTTTATGAAGGTACATGTGTAATGCGAAAAAACAAAGTGATATTTAATATACAAATGGAAAATTtgtgtaaaattttataagCAGTTTGGTCTCAGTTTAATTTCAGAAAACATAACAGTATCATTTTACTTTAAACGGAGCAAATGATGTCCTTTCTAAGAGAGAGTAACTAGttcaaaagtttatttaaatgagtatttttaatttttaattttttttctcttagtttaatgtattaataaagaaaaaattacacaATCATAATTATCATCATATTAAGTCAAACACAAGTATTTAAGTAATCAAATTTAACTCACTAATTCAATctcattaaattatatatatatatatatatatatatatatatatatatatatatatatcataaaactggattaatcttttaatgatgtgaaaattttaatacattctGTTGAGGACATTGGGAATGGTAAAGAGGTAGGTTTGATATACCTAACTAATTTCATTTAGATTTTTAACAACTGTATAAAGATATTAAAGTGGTGGTATTTAATCCTAACttaaatcttataaaatcaatttagtaaggtgaggtttgtattcacttatatattataatttgtacatatctaccaactcttaattttccTGACTTCCTACATTGAGCGgagatttctgaagtcatttttctgacttcccccgagcggccATTATAACCTGACCAAGTTGAGGTCCGAACCTTCctgcacataatattttataatttaaaattaaaagtcgttagaacctaacaaggttgagggcagctctgaaccatcctgtgcataatattttataatttaaaattaagagtcggtagaacctgacaaggttgaatgTAGCTCTGAACCAtcatgtgcataatattttataatttaaaattaagagttggtagaacctgacaaggttaaatgcagctctgaaccatcatgtgcatattattttataatttaaaattaagagtcgttAGAAcatgacaaggttgaacgcaactctGAACCGTCTTTTgcataacattttataatttaaaattaggagttggtagaacctgacaaggttgaatgCAACTCTGAACCAtcatgtgcataatattttataatttaaaattaggaGTCGGTAGAACCTAACAAGGTTGAACACAACTCTGTACCTTCCTGTGCAGGATGTAGGGATGAAAGTTCCTGAAAGTTcttaaaacaaaagacatgcctttAGGAATTATTACGAAATTTTTTACTCTTGTTGCAAAATATGGTGTTGATCCGAAGTAGcgatgtcgagaccgagcgcGCGTCTGGTTCTTCGGGGCTTCATGAGGATGCCGCTCGatcccacggtgggcgccaaaatgtttcggttgaaaTTGGccgagggtcggtcgtccttcctttctctgctctcttttgatattcaattcTCTCCGAGAACGCGATCCAATCCAAtgggttgttgacctgcagaagacactccaacgctcaagtcagatatgtttcataaagaggtatatattttattagaatagaAAAGGATCATTGTACAACCATTAatgcaatatattttaggtaatcaaacccaataattaatcattaatgtcGTATATTTGTAGAGCGAAAGACAATATGACCTATTAGTATGTGTTAGGTAGGATTTCCAAAAATGATAGGTCTAGTAGACATTTTAAAATCAGATtctgaaaacaaaacaatatttaaagGCAAAAACTAGATTCGATAGAAAAGACCTTTAATCCACAAGAAAGAGTGAATCTCTTTGTGACTAAGAGTCCACTAAATGACCTCTAAACAATACACGTGGAAGGAACATATTGGGGTTACTCCAGCGAGTCAGATGGTAGTCATCTAGAGAAGATCAGATGATTGGCGATGGTGTGTGGGATTCACGTGCCTTGAAGAACTTTATAACTGATGTGCGTGGCGTTGCTTATAAATGTTTCTCGCCCTGATTCTAACACGGGTGGTCGTCGCTTGAAGAGGCAATCCCGGTCTGATGGTCATCGATGAAAACTGTGAAGATAACTGATGACGATAAAAGACTGCAAAAAATGCACCGAAAATTACATAGACTAGGAACCTGTTTTGATACCAACTTAAAATTGAAACAGAAAGAAATTATGTATTTGGAAGTCCTAAAGAAGCTTGATGAAGTCCTCTTTTTAATCTTTCATATATAGGACTTAATACATTTGAACCACTAAATCTCACAAGGAAAGACAACTCATACTCaactaattaatattatgaaatCATTGAAGTTTGTATTTTCCTCAATTGATTCAGTACCACGAGTTGATATTTTCATGACTTTCACATAAGATTCTTGATAGTTTTATTAATCCCTTTGTCAATAATTAACTAGTCTTATAATTGGCCTCTTAGATAAGTTACATTTCCCTATAATAGAAGTTCGGATACACATGCCACCTCActcaaaatttacaaaattgatGCAAAAAActgttgaaaaaaattaatttagtcttaaaaaaataaggaaTTAAAGTGAAGATTttgtgtttaaaagaaaaaattgaaaattaaattataaataagaaagcAAAGTGTCTTATATTAACGGAAATTTTTTGAAGAGAGGGTATATGATAAACTTGATCTTAACTATTTAAGGGAGGAAAACGGtgaattaatatatttcaatataatgaCTTAATACAAGTAACAGAACTTGAAGACTTGAAAGTATAGTTTTGTTTAACGAATTGTTTATAAAGTGATTTTCGATGTAAAGTGTAGAACTCTTGTTACTCATCAAGTAACCAATCGGATCATGCATATAATAACTTAATTCCGAGAACCTCTCTCACAATTaacattttaagaaattatgtatttttgttctttttctatttttacattttatctaaaattgatataatctaaaaatgtggatataaatttaaataaatatagaaaaattaaacttacaaaaaaaagtataatgttAATTTTGTACACAACGCATGTTTTAGtttaagctttggttaaatatattttgtactggtacacttttctttttctatttaacACATCTTCTCATCTACATACTTGTATGTTTGAAaatgatttatgttttaatgGTGGGAggttaaaacatttataaaacgttattttaagaaaaaaatgttccacaaaattatcaaagtgtcgaaaaataaatttaaaaactctaATCAAACCTACAAATTTTAAGCAATGATTAAagttattagatttttttttattgtgtatcCCATAATTGACTATTTAGGATAGAAaacattaaatgtaattattacgCTTGATAACTTTTTACGTACTGAAAGAtgaagtaaattattttaaaatctttttattatctaattCATCTAAATATAATTGCAAGACTTACAAATGCGTTTATCTTTACTTGTTCAGGTTTAAGAAAGTTGTATATGTTGGAATAAATTGATGGAGTGTCTCTTTGGTTTTGCATCTTCTGTTTCAAGAGATTTAGTGTGTGGAGCATTAAATCAATTACGTTATCCTTGTTGCTCTAAAAATTTCGTCAAAAGgcttgaagaagaagagagcAATTTGATTATAACGAAAGATAGTGTCCAAAAATTTGTTACGCACAACAAGAAACAAGCGAGAAAGCCCAGTGAAATTGTGGACAAGTGGCTGGAAGATGCTATCAATGATGTACACAATGTCAATCAGTTGCTGGAAGAGGCAAGAACACAAAAACATTGTTGCTTTGGGCACTGCCCAAATTGGATTTGGCGATATCATGTTGGAAAAAAGTTAGCAAACAAAACTATGCACCTCGAAAAGTTCATTAAAGAGGGCAGAGAATATGTGCCATTTGACCGCATCGCTACGCTTCCTTCAAACACCCTTGATATTCTTTCAGAAAAATGCATGAATTTTGAGAGTAGACAATCTGCTTATGAGCAACTACTTGATGCAGTGAAAAATAATGATGTTTCCATGATTGGGTTGTATGGGATGGGAGGTTGTGGTAAAACCACATTAGCAATGGAGGTTAGGAAATTAGTAGAAGCAGAGCATCTTTTTGACAAAGTTCTTTTTGTACCTGTTTCTAGTACCGTGGAAGTTCAGAGGATTCAAGAAAAAATAGCAAGTTCACTGCCATTTGAATTTCCAGAAACCGAAGAAATGCAGAGAGCCCAAAGATTGTGCTCAAGATTAActcaagagaaaaatatttttataattctcGATGATGTGTGGCACAACCTTGACTTTGGTCGTATTGGGATTCCTTCATCTGAACACCATAAAGGATGCAAGATTCTCATTACCAGTAGATCAGAAGCAGTTTGTACTTTAATGGACTGTCAACGAAAGATTTACTTGCCAATTTTAACGGATGAAGAAGCATGGACTCTTTTCCAAAATAAAGCACTTATAACAGAAGCCACCTCTGATACCTTAAAGGATCTGGGAAGATTAATTTCCAATGAATGTAAAGGATTGCCGGTTGCCATTGCAGCTGTTGCTTGTAGTTTGAAGGGAAAAGCTGAGACGGTATGGAGGGTTGCATTGAATAAATTGAGACATTCTAAGCCAATAAATATTGAAAGAGGTTTGACTGATCCCTACAAGTGCCTGCAGTTGAGCTATGATAATTTGGATGATAAAGAAGCTAAATCACTTTTCCTGTTGTGCTCTGTGTTTCCTGAAGATTCTGAAATTATAGTTGAACGTTTAGTAAGATGTGCAATAGGATTAGGTGTAGTTGGAGAAGTTGACTCATATGAAGAGGCAAGGAATGAAGTGATTGCAGCTAAAATTAAGCTTGTTAGTTGTTGTTTATTGTTGGATGCAGATGATGAACGTGTCAAAATGCATGACATAGTTCGTGATGTGGCCCACATAATAGCAAAAGATGAGAATAAGATGATCAAGTGTGAAGTGGAGAAAGATGTTAGAGTGGAACAAAATTCAGTTAGATATCTATGGTGTGTGAAATTTCCAAATGATTTGGATTGCTCCAATCTTGAATTTTTATGCTTACGGACAAAGATGAAAGAATTTGATGGGATTTTCAAAAGAATGGGAATGCTCAAAGTTTTGATTCTTGTCAACGATGAGTATGGAAGAACACCATTGTTAACAATATCTTTCGAAACATTAACAAATCTTCGTTATCTATTCATTCTGAATTATGAATTGAGCGACTTCTCATTTTTAGGCGGTATGAAGAATCTTCAAAGTCTCTCGTTATATAATTGTTTACTGCCTTCATTTCCTGAATTACAAACGGATGTTGCGATTACACTAAAATTGTTAGACTTAAATGGATGTAACATTAAAGTGAAGAATTTTGAAGTGATTAAAAGAATCCCGCTTTTGGAAGAGTTGTACATCATTGAAATTGAAGGAGAATGGGATGCTAACAGTGTAGACAATATTGAATTCTTTAAGACGTTTAGCATTCCCGAAACACTGCAAAGGTATGGAATTGTATTAGGACCTTTTGGTTTTGAGGATTTTGATGGTAGAGATATTTACATTCATGGCAGAACTTTATTACTTAACCATTTTGACATATCAAATGAGGTAATAAAGGGTTTGGCAAAAAGAGCAAAGGATCTATTCGTGGCAACTATTCATGGAGGTGCAAAAAATATCATCCCTGATATATTTCAACTTGAAGGAGGAGGTTTGGATGAGTTGAATAAGTTGAAGATACGTGATTCTGAAGAGTTAGAATGTTTGATTGACACTCATAGTCACTCGAGTGAGGTGGTAACTCTCTTCTCCAAGTTGCATACGCTTGGAATTGAGAACATGAGAAATCTAAGAGTTATATGGCATTGTTTTCTTCCTGCCAATGGGCCTTTTGAGAAGTTAGAGAAGCTGTATTTAAGTGATTGTCCACGTCTGACATCTCTCTTCACGTATGTTGTTGCTCGAAgtttgataaaattgaaaatattagaaatatcAAGATGTGATGAACTGAAGTATATATTAGCAGATGATGACAAAACGGAGGAAGGTGAAGATGAATTCACCACAGGGCATCCTGTACAAATTTTCCAAAATCTGCAGGATGTACAGATAAATAGCTGTCgagaattaaaacatatattccCAGCCAACATTGTTGGAGGGTTAGGTCAATTGAAAGTGCTCATGATAGAAGAATGTGACAAGCTAGATCAAATAATTGGAGATATTGTTCCATCAACAGACCGTGATAAAGTAATAGAGGAAGGTAAGCATCCATATTTCTATAGCCCTTCAATTCCAACAAGAGTTGTGAAGCATAGCCTAGTTACATTACATGGTATTCCTTAGTTTAAAATGGTGACACATGTAGCTTCGAACTTATATATTGTTTCATTGTGATGTTATTTTCCGTTAGTAAGGTTCAAACTCGAGACACTACTAATCTACGTTTACTTAAATCAATTACTTGTTAATACACTAAAACCAAAATTGGTCTCATTGACAATTATATTTGCATGTGAAGTTGTttgtcaaatttaaaattatttaaaggaaACTGTCTTGTACGATTATTTTAGTTCCTAGaaaccaatatttttttaatttataattgcTTTTCAGGAACTCTATCCAGCCTTACAAGTCTTATGATAGAACGTTGTGGGAAGTTAGGCTCAATTTTTACAGCATCTATAGCTAAGAACTTGACTTCTTTGGAAGAATTGTACATACGAAGGTGCAAAAGTTTGAAGGATATAGTAACTCACGAAAGGGTCAATAAAAATCAAGAGGAAAGCATTGTTGAGGATGAGCATGATGTTCAGAGTGATATTTCAATCTTCCAAAGTTTGAAAAACCTACGTATCATTGATTGTGTGTTATTGGAGGGTATATTCCCTGTTTCTTTTGTTGGAGAATTGAATgatataacaaataaagaggTTGCTGATTTGAAAGACTTCTCTAGTCGAAATAATACTCAAATTGAGCTTCCTGCTTTACAAGTACTTGAACTTCATCATATTCTTGTTGGTAGTTATGATGTGATATGTCCATCTTTAAGAACACTATCATTGGATATTGGGAGATATGTTGGGTTTTTCAACATAAATTGTTCAAGCGATGCTTCAGAAGCTACAAAAAGGGATTGTATTGCAATCAAGGTATGAAAAACCATCATTTACATTGTTTCTATCTTTGtgaatttacaaaaattaatctaaatatttgaatttcaagATGATGTTGtgtaaaaagtaataaatggTCTTACATGCCCTGCCACTTACTAGTGACCTGAGTTCATATCAATAGCTgcaacataaatttttaatatgtaagtATTGGGATAGATTATTTGGAATAGATTAACtttggaaaattatttttgcGAAGAAACAAGTGAATCTAAATAATTATAGACATTGCTTAAACTTTTATCTATACGAACAATACGATAGAAATGGAATACGTTAATAATCagagttaaaataatatttagtttggttTAAGAAGTATTTTGGTGTATAAATTGCAGATATCGAACTCAGATTTTGATCCGCCGGTTGAAAGTGTTGAATGTCTTTCAAAACAACCACATGGTTTGAACTTGATTATGACACACAATTTTAGAAAGATTGAACTGAAAGGCTTTGATAAGGCAAAGTACCTTTTTAAACTCTCCATTGCTTCATCATTGACGATGTTGGAAATTTTGACAATTAACGAATGTGAAGGGCTTGAGTACATTATAGACACTGATGATGAATATGGCAAAGAGAATATGAAAGCTATCTTTCCTAACTTAAAAAAGCTCTCAGTGTATAACTGTTTCcgattgaaatatatgtttgGGCAATATGACGTAGCTAATAAGGATTATAAGGAGATTCATATTCAATTCTCAGCATTGGAAATACTCACTCTTCGGAATCTACCAAACTTTGTTAGCATTTGTTCTACCCATATTCTGACTGTGACGTGGCCATCTTTGAAGGACTTTCAGTGTTACAGATGTTTGTCTCCATTTTATGGTTCAAGAGAGCCTATTATCACAAGTACGAAGGTAGtcttgtcttttttttctttttatgattattaattaatttttcttttttcgtttaTGTTTTTACATTTGCTCTTAATGTCCTACAGGATCCGAAAGGGATTCAGAACCATCTCCTCACTTTGCAAACTCTACACATAACGCTTTCTGATGCAGAACGTATTTTTTGTCTTAATGAACATGAAATTGAATTGGCCAACAATTCACTTACTCTCCAACATCTTACCACATTAGAAATATGGCATTGTGGAAAGTTGGAAGTAATCTTTCCAAAGTCTGTGGTAAGATGCTTACCAAAGTTGAAGCTTTTGACGATTAAAGAATGCAAAGAATTAAGACAAATCATTGAAGAGGGTGTGGAGGATAAAAAATTGTCTAACCTTGTTTCTCCTCAACCATGCTTCCCAAAACTAGAAGCATTGCATGTTGGTCATTGTCACAAGTTGAAAAGATTATTCTCTGGAGCCAATGACCTTCCCAATCTTCATCTTCTGGCCATAAATGGAGCCAATGAACTAGAAGAGCTTGTTGGATGTAAACAAGGAAAGATTAAAGTTGAGCTTCCAAGActcaaacttttaatatttacgCATATGGAAAACTTCAGTCAAGAGATTGAATTGCATAATGTAAAGAATTGCATTGTCTACAAATGTCCAAAACTCTCTTTGACTTCAACAACTACATTTACGAAGCTCATTTATGATTTTCCTCGCAAAGGTAATTCTTTTCTGCATAAATGTTGGTCTTTATACACTCTCAAAAAGGAAGTTTATGAGTTTCAaatgaaatgtaattttatctCACTCTTATTCAACAacgaaaatatattaattattagactcaaattattttaagaaattaactctttttttagttattttcacattttgttTGCACTATTACAATTTAGTTATCTATGTAATTTAATCTATCTTAGTGTActattacaatttattattttttaattgttttatgatggcaagaaatattaaataattgttatgttaaCTAAATGCTTTGAAATAAGTCTTGCATATGTATATATTGGCATGGTTTCCAATTCCCAACCGAGTACCAccagaattttttaaaattagaacaTTAACTTAATTTTTGCTGCAAGTCTTTTATTATTAGGTTCTAGTAATCTTAGTTATGAGAACACTGTTGTAAAGGGTAGGATCCCTAAGACGTAGAGTCACCACTTTATTTGATGGGTGATAAAAATATTCccaactttatatatatatatatatatatatatatatatatattaattgtattGATATAATGATCCATCGTGGAAAGTTGAGGTTGTATTCCTTTTTGttatgaatttcattttcacgTGAATTTCCTAATATATATCTTTCTACAGATTTCGTAAACACTGAAGTTCGTAGTTGGGAATttgaattcatagtaaaatcTATATACCGTTATTCAACTATTAATGATAGCAGTGAGTTCACTTCATCACAGGTCAGAACCAACCAAtctatgaatatgaatataaataaaataaaataaaaaagccGATAATGTCTCATTATTAGaataacatttttcaatttaCGTACTAAATTTGATCtccattttattaaaacaaatcaatgtgatccattaaaattaatgtaccATCAAAGTTCTTACCAATCCTATTTGCATTGTAAATATGAAACTGAAAACATTTATTGGAAAAAAGTTATAGCATATCACTGATAGACTAGCAATACCAACTACTGTTTTAGAATTTAGAAGCCCACCTCTAATTTGTAATATTACTAAACATAAAAATGGATTTTGTAATATTAAGACAAACTCCTAAAAGGAAAGTTGGTGTATGAGGAATGAAAGAGTGAAGGAGGTTTTCCATACCAATAGCACTTGAAGAAGCAATAGTAATATATAGGGCTCCTTTCAAACTTTAGAGCCACTCACTCAATCGTACTTTTTCAATTTGTAATACACAGAAGATTGAGGACGTAGGAAATGAGAGCATTAAATCTTCATCCACTGGAGTTGAAGGCAAGCCAGGAATAGTGGCAAGCCAAGGAATCCAAGTACAAGAAGGGTTGAACCTTTTGCATAAACAAGAGGGAATATATGTTGCTCCTAACAACAACAATGACATTTCTTCAGGTTTCTCATTTCttattttctcatttccatCCTATATTTCCATTTCACCCTCTCAAACTTTTTACAGCTTCTGCAGATATCCGTACAAGATTGGGAGCATATAAACATTTTGTTGATCTGGA harbors:
- the LOC108334989 gene encoding uncharacterized protein LOC108334989 isoform X1 is translated as MECLFGFASSVSRDLVCGALNQLRYPCCSKNFVKRLEEEESNLIITKDSVQKFVTHNKKQARKPSEIVDKWLEDAINDVHNVNQLLEEARTQKHCCFGHCPNWIWRYHVGKKLANKTMHLEKFIKEGREYVPFDRIATLPSNTLDILSEKCMNFESRQSAYEQLLDAVKNNDVSMIGLYGMGGCGKTTLAMEVRKLVEAEHLFDKVLFVPVSSTVEVQRIQEKIASSLPFEFPETEEMQRAQRLCSRLTQEKNIFIILDDVWHNLDFGRIGIPSSEHHKGCKILITSRSEAVCTLMDCQRKIYLPILTDEEAWTLFQNKALITEATSDTLKDLGRLISNECKGLPVAIAAVACSLKGKAETVWRVALNKLRHSKPINIERGLTDPYKCLQLSYDNLDDKEAKSLFLLCSVFPEDSEIIVERLVRCAIGLGVVGEVDSYEEARNEVIAAKIKLVSCCLLLDADDERVKMHDIVRDVAHIIAKDENKMIKCEVEKDVRVEQNSVRYLWCVKFPNDLDCSNLEFLCLRTKMKEFDGIFKRMGMLKVLILVNDEYGRTPLLTISFETLTNLRYLFILNYELSDFSFLGGMKNLQSLSLYNCLLPSFPELQTDVAITLKLLDLNGCNIKVKNFEVIKRIPLLEELYIIEIEGEWDANSVDNIEFFKTFSIPETLQRYGIVLGPFGFEDFDGRDIYIHGRTLLLNHFDISNEVIKGLAKRAKDLFVATIHGGAKNIIPDIFQLEGGGLDELNKLKIRDSEELECLIDTHSHSSEVVTLFSKLHTLGIENMRNLRVIWHCFLPANGPFEKLEKLYLSDCPRLTSLFTYVVARSLIKLKILEISRCDELKYILADDDKTEEGEDEFTTGHPVQIFQNLQDVQINSCRELKHIFPANIVGGLGQLKVLMIEECDKLDQIIGDIVPSTDRDKVIEEGTLSSLTSLMIERCGKLGSIFTASIAKNLTSLEELYIRRCKSLKDIVTHERVNKNQEESIVEDEHDVQSDISIFQSLKNLRIIDCVLLEGIFPVSFVGELNDITNKEVADLKDFSSRNNTQIELPALQVLELHHILVGSYDVICPSLRTLSLDIGRYVGFFNINCSSDASEATKRDCIAIKISNSDFDPPVESVECLSKQPHGLNLIMTHNFRKIELKGFDKAKYLFKLSIASSLTMLEILTINECEGLEYIIDTDDEYGKENMKAIFPNLKKLSVYNCFRLKYMFGQYDVANKDYKEIHIQFSALEILTLRNLPNFVSICSTHILTVTWPSLKDFQCYRCLSPFYGSREPIITSTKDPKGIQNHLLTLQTLHITLSDAERIFCLNEHEIELANNSLTLQHLTTLEIWHCGKLEVIFPKSVVRCLPKLKLLTIKECKELRQIIEEGVEDKKLSNLVSPQPCFPKLEALHVGHCHKLKRLFSGANDLPNLHLLAINGANELEELVGCKQGKIKVELPRLKLLIFTHMENFSQEIELHNVKNCIVYKCPKLSLTSTTTFTKLIYDFPRKDFVNTEVRSWEFEFIVKSIYRYSTINDSSEFTSSQKIEDVGNESIKSSSTGVEGKPGIVASQGIQVQEGLNLLHKQEGIYVAPNNNNDISSASADIRTRLGAYKHFVDLDDAQISLLVEAITAYPHLWNDSKMFSERFQALRFKILADMLSFVQKESGDNVIPHREKRFHKLCEEATQIGFEITWEEKMRERVVARDPKLEEDIAKRQINENSKSLLHRCSSWDMVRDSQDAEQGNGPKIRLEEGSDLVDKEGEIGVVANDHILAPRNEEPEQEFVAEASTSEIPRIATSLTNSQTVEKPTPSNPLVDTQHTSEPCLMEQKKPLGEIPKSIEQVAVEETIAKNTNMAASSIFSESATSKLDPTVTLLSKSHPHHGETNSTQTEARIAKESEGHPKIIQDFGANDITSLFAPVVVGKKGEDKLVGKTLAELEKYLKMSLKDIVSSETNSLCLLSALNFLSNLPFKDVNVSDGLKHIIDTMHRHLPSILFSFKQGFATTDKLAELEARANEVTIKKKFYDEVQRKEVVLQQQIIRLKEEIRVCEVALSSLEEEKNKCIAETVEYKTELENARKDESQMLEVAHKWSVLCSEYELNRMAATNRS